Within Citromicrobium bathyomarinum, the genomic segment CTGCGTCTTGTCGCCGATCTCGACCAGGAAGAAGGCGATTGCTGTGGTCAGGAACGCGCCGAAGCGGCCTGTCTTGGGCTCGTCGTCGTCTTCGAATGTGTCCGGCACCAGCGTCCACGCCGCCATCGCAACGAAGCCGATACCCACCGCATAGCGGAACCACTGCCCGTCGAGCAGTCCGGCGATCGCATGGCCGAGGAATGCGGCGATGCCATGGTTGGCGAGCGTGGCGACGAGGATGCCGAGGATGATCGGCACAGGCGTGCGAAACCGCGCGGCGAGCACGATGGCGAGCAGCATGGTCTTGTCGCCGATCTCGGCCAGAGCGACCACGGCGGTAGAGGTGAGGATGGCGTCCACTTTGACTATCTCCGGGCCGGGCGAACAAGACAGCAACGGCACATGACCTCCCGCCCGGCCAGGCGAAAGTCAGGTGCCATTGGTCTTGCCCGTGCGGATCACTCCGCGCCCCTGCGCCACGACCTCTCGGCCGAGTATGTTGACGCGAGGGAACCGCTGCGCGTGAGCTGCGGCGGGCTACTCCCCAGATGACGGGCGCGAGCTAACAGGGGGGAGGGGGTGGTGCAAGGGTTGCAGTGGAGAGGCGAACTGGCCTGAAATCATAAATCATGATCTTCAGGAACTGGACCTGACATCGGCGCAATTTGATCTACGCCAAATCTATTTCTAATAAAGCGTTCTTGGCGCTTGTCGGTCGCAGCAACAAAGTTTTCAGCTTTTTCGACGATCCAGCGATTAACCTGCGTCACTAAATCTTTGGTCGTCATCGCGCTAATATCGCGCAGAGTTTTCTTTTGGTGTGCTGCAACGAGAAGGCGTCGGGGGCTTAGAGGAATGGCGTAATGGGCTCCGTCAGTTGCTAACCCGTTAGTTCTGATGGGTACGCCGTCCGAGATAAGGAACGTATTAGCTGGAGGCGAGGTGGTAAGAGCCTGACTCAGAAGTTTATGCGATCTGGCAGTGGCTTGCGATGAGGCGGGTGAGGCGGCGGATGTGGGCGATGGTAGTCCATGCGGTGGAACTTTCGATAGTTCTTTCCCAGTCCTTTGCGAGCCGTCGACATCTGCCGAGCCAGGCGAAGGTGCGCTCGACCACCCAGCGGCGCGGGAGCAGAACAAAGCCCCTGGCGGTGTCGCAGCGGCGCACGATCTCGAGCGTCCATTGCCCATGCCCTTGAAGCGCGCCGATGAGCTTGTCGCCTGCGTAGCCCCCATCGGCGAAGAGGTGGCGCAGCCACGGGAAGCGGTAGCGGATTGCCTTGATGAGATCGACCGCCCCGTCGCGATCCTGAATGCTGGCAGCGTGGATGGTGACGAACAACATCAGTCCGAGCGTATCGGTGATGATGTGACGCTTGCGTCCCATGATCTTCTTGCCCGCATCGTAGCCCCGTGGGCCGCCACTCTCGGTGGTCTTGACGCTCTGGCTATCGATCACCCCGGCGCTGGGGCTGGCCTCGCGCCCTTCGATCTGGCGCGCAGCCATCACCAGCAGGTGATTGATCGTCTGCCATAGGCCGCTGTCGCGCCAGGCATAGAAATAGCGTTGAACCGTCGAGAGCGGAGGGAAATCCTTGGGCAGCATCCGCCATTGGCAACCGCTTGTTGCCAGATAGAGGATCGCGTTCATCACCTCGCGCAGGTCGGCGCAGCGCGGCCTGCCGCCAGGTTTCGCGGGCGGCAACAGAGGCTCGATCAAGGCCCACTCGGCATCGCGCAAATCGCTTGGATAACGTAGACCCGGGCGGCTATGCTGCTGCCGGGAGGTATCGGTCCACATCGCTTATTCCTCGGTCGTTTCTGGCGAAACCCCGGAATCAGCGATGCACCAGCGCGTCAAGCGCAACCAGCTGATATCTCCCAACTACTTTTGAAGACAGGCTCTAAGGTAAGCGTGATGGAGGTTGTTGAGGAACTGGCCAACCCTACTGCTCATCATAGTATCGGGAAAGTGCTCTAAGACCTGATCATATGCGGCCCCATTGATCCCCTCTCGAATGTATTCATCTATAGTTTCTGGATCGTCGGGGCCCTTCATTTGTGCATACCGCGGTCCGATTTCCCTTACAGTCTCCTCCCAAATTCTTATGCTATGGAACTGGGTCGATTTGAATCCACTTGGAGATCTATGGAATAGAGTACGCACGAATATACTCCATGCGGACATTTCTGCGTCAGAGAGCCCCACGACAGGAGATTGGACCATCTTCGCGTGCGATCGTGCAGCCATGCTATCGACTCTCTGAAGAAAATCGTTTTCAAGCCAATTGCGACCGCGACGGGATGGATTTCTCGTCGAGTAGAGGTGTTTTTCAAATCCGACCTGAGATGGATAAACCCATTCCGCCATCAACTTGGTAGCATGAGGTTTATAGAATCTAACAAGTCGCCCATCTTCGCCAGTCCACTGGCGAAGAAGGAACTGCGGAATGTAATGGTGGTCCTTTTGATTACTCACATTTGATTATGCACTGACTAATTCACCTCGTCAGCTTCTTATACGCCAAACGCGTAGGCCGATCCGCCGCGTCGCCCAGGCGCCGCCGCTTGTCCTCCTCGTAAGCCTCGAAGTTCCCCTCGAACCACTCCACGTGCGAATTGCCCTCGAACGCCAGAATGTGCGTTGCGAGCCGATCCAGGAAGAAGCGGTCGTGCGAGATGACCACGGCGCAGCCGGCGAAGTTCTCGATCGCGTCTTCCAGCGCGCGCAGGGTTTCCACGTCGAGGTCGTTGGTCGGCTCGTCCAGCAGCAGCACGTTGCCGCCTTCTTTCAGCATCTTGGCCATGTGCACGCGGTTGCGTTCACCGCCCGAGAGCTTGCCGACGTTCTTCTGTTGGTCCTGGCCCTTGAAGTTGAACGCGCCGACATAGGCACGCGTGCTCATGTCGTGGCCGTTGACCTTCATGTAATCGAGCCCGTCGGAGATTTCCTCCCACACGTTGTTGCTCGCGGTCAGGTCGTCGCGGCTCTGGTCCACGTAGCCAAGGTGCACGGTGTCACCGATCTTGATCGTGCCGCTGTCGGGCTGTTCCTGACCGGTGATGATCTTGAACAAGGTCGACTTGCCCGCGCCGTTGGGCCCGATGATGCCGACGATGCCGCCCGGGGGCAGGGTGAAGCTGAGGTCTTCGAACAGCAGCTTGTCGCCGAACGATTTCGAGATGTTGTGCGCCTCGATCACCTGGCTGCCGAGACGTTCGGGCACCTGGATGACGATCTGCGCCTTGCCCGGCTTGCGGTCGCTCTGCGCGTCCTGCAGCTGCTCGAACTTGCGCAGGCGCGCCTTGGACTTGGTCTGGCGGCCCTTGGGCGTCTGCCGGATCCACTCGAGCTCTTCGGACAGCGCACGCTGGCGGCCCGAATCCTCGCGCTCTTCCTGCGCAAGACGCTTGGCCTTCTTGTCGAGGTAGGTCGAGTAGTTGCCTTCGTAGGGGTAGTAAGACCCGCGATCGAGCTCGAGAATCCAACCCACCACGTTATCGAGGAAGTAGCGATCGTGGGTGATCATCAGCACCGCGCCGGCATATTCGGCGAGGTGGTTTTCGAGCCAGTTGACCGACTCTGCGTCGAGGTGGTTGGTCGGTTCGTCCAGCAGCAGGATGCCCGGCTTCTGGATCAGCAGGCGGGTCAGCGCGACGCGGCGCTTCTCACCGCCCGACAGGTTCTCGACCGACGCATCGGAGGGAGGGCAGCGCAGCGCTTCCATCGCGATTTCGAGCTGGTTGTCGAGCGTCCAGCCGTCGACCGCGTCGATCTTGTCCTGCAGCTGCGCCATCTCTTCGCTCAGCGCGTCGAAATCGGCGTCTTCCTCGCCCATCTCGATGCCGATCTGGTTGAAGCGTTCGACCATGTCGGCGGTCTCGCGCGCGCCGTCCTTGACGTTTTCGAGCACGGTCTTGTTCGGATCGAGCTCGGGCTCCTGCGGCAGGTAGCCGACGGTGATGTTCTCGCCCGGCCATGCCTCGCCCGCATAGTCGGTATCGATCCCGGCCATGATCTTCATGAGGGTGGACTTGCCCGCGCCGTTGGGCCCGACGATGCCGATCTTCGCGCCTTGGTAGAACTGCAGGTTGATGTTGTTCAGCACCGGCTTGGGGGCGCCGGTGAAGGTCTTGGTCATGTTCTTCATGACGTAGGCGTATTGCGCGGCCATCGTGGGTCCTTCGGATCAATCTGTCGGGTTCGGGAATTGGGCGGTGAGATAGGCGCGAAGCGGCGAGGGGGCAAGCGTCCGCCCGCCCGCGCACCCACACGACAGGATGTTCTATGCACGTTGCAGTTATCGGGGCCGGAATGGCCGGGCTTACATGCGCCTCTCGCCTGGTCGAGGCGGGCCACAATGTCGCAGTGTTCGATAAAGGGCGCGGGCCCGGCGGGCGCATGGCGACTCGCCGGGTGGAGCATGACGGGGCGACCTTCCGCTTCGATCACGGCGCGCAATATTTCACCGCGCGCGAAATGGCGTTCCAGACGCAGGTGCGGGCGTGGGAAGCCGACGGCATCGTCGCCCCGTGGCCCGCCGCGAAGGACGGCGCATGGGTCGGCACGCCGGGGATGAACGTGCCGATCCGGGCGATGGCAGAGGCTCTGGAGGTGCGCTTCGGCACTCGAATTGCCGGGCTGGTGCCCGATCGCGGTGGCTGGCGGGTGGAGGGCGAGGGCGCCCCCGACGACCGGTTCGACGCGGTCGTGATCGCGGTCCCCGCCGAACAGGCGGCGCCGCTGCTGGCCGTCCACGCACCCGATTTCGCCGAGGATGCGCGCGATGTGAAAACCGAACCGTGCTGGACCGCAATGGTCGCGTTCGAGAGCCGTGTCGATGCGCCCGACACCTTGGCCGATGAAGGCGCGATCGGCTGGGCGGCGCGCAACTCGGCCAAGCCGGGGCGCGATGCGGACCAGGAATGCTGGGTGATCCAGGCCAATCCGCGCTGGTCGCGCGCCCAGCTGGAGCGGGAGGCGGAGAATGTCGGAGAGGAACTGCTCGCCCATTTCGCCCGCGCGGTCGGCGATCTGCCGCCGCTCCTGTTCAGCAACGCGCACCGCTGGCGCTATGCTAAGTGCGAGAAGAACGACGCGGGCGCGCTGTGGGACGCCGGGCTGCGCATCGGCGTGTGCGGAGACTGGCTGTCGGGCCCACGGGTCGAGAACGCATTTCTCTCCGGTCTGGCGCTTGCCCGGCGCATCGCAGATTAGTCGGGGAACGGCTTGCGCGCTGCCGCCGTTCGGGTGGCATGAACAGGATATTCAGCCCGCTGTGCCTCGCCCTTTCCCTCACCGCGCTGACGGGCTGCGGCCTGCAAGGAACCGACACCGACAAGGACGAACAGACGCCTGTCGAGCGCAAGGCTGAGGCGCCTGCCGCGACCGGCGGCTACGACGATCCGCGCATGGCTGCCGAGCCGGAAGCGAGCGTGAGCGATGGCAAGCTCTCGCTCAAGCTGCCTGACGGCATGACGCAGGAGATGCTGGGTGACCGCACCCCGGAGATGATCGCGGTGCAGGTGATGCTCGACCACACGGCCCACGCGCCCGGCGTGATCGACGGCTTCGGCGGTGGAAACACCGACAGCGCGATCCGCTACTTCCGCGAGGCGCACGGGATGTCCGCCGATGGCGGTGTCGATGACAAGCTGCTCCAGGCGCTGTTCGACGAGACGAGCGGCGATATCTTCCGCACCTACACCGTGACCGAGAAGGATGCGAAGGGCCCGTTTAAGAAGCTGCCCGAGGACTTCGCCGACATGGCCGAGATGGATGCGCTGGGCTACGAAACCCCGCTGGAGATGCTGGCCGAGCGGTTCCATATGGACGCGGAGTTCCTGCAGGCGCTCAACCCCGATGCCGATTTCGGCAAGGCGGGCACCAAGCTGGTGATCGTGAGCCACGGCAACGAGAAGGTGGCAGGCGACATCGCCAAGCTGGAAGTGCGCAAGGGCGAGGGCAGGCTGGTCGCGTTCGACGACGCGGGCGAGATCGTCGCGAGCTTCCCCGCCAGTATCGGCAGCGTCGAATTCCCGAGCCCGAGCGGGTCGATGTCGGTCAACACCGTCGCGCCCGAACCCAACTACACCTTCGATGGAGACAAGCAGGAGTGGGGGCCGGACGGCACCTTCATCCTGCCGCCGGGGCCGAACAATCCGGTCGGCGGGACGTGGATCGACCTGACCAAGGATGGCTACGGCATCCACGGCACGCCGGACCCGGACTTTATCGCCAAGGGCAAAAGCCACGGCTGCGTGCGGCTGACCAACTGGAATGCCGCCGCGCTCGCCAAGGTGATCGAGAAGGGCACCAAGGTGGTGTTCGCATGACCGGCAGGTGCACCGCATGAAACGGCCCGATCCGATCCCGCCCGGCCCGGGGCAGGAAAGCGTGTGGGACTATCCGCGCCCCGCGATTGCCGAGCCGACGGACGTCCATATCGTGATCGAGCATCGCGGTGTGCGGATTG encodes:
- the ettA gene encoding energy-dependent translational throttle protein EttA, with the translated sequence MAAQYAYVMKNMTKTFTGAPKPVLNNINLQFYQGAKIGIVGPNGAGKSTLMKIMAGIDTDYAGEAWPGENITVGYLPQEPELDPNKTVLENVKDGARETADMVERFNQIGIEMGEEDADFDALSEEMAQLQDKIDAVDGWTLDNQLEIAMEALRCPPSDASVENLSGGEKRRVALTRLLIQKPGILLLDEPTNHLDAESVNWLENHLAEYAGAVLMITHDRYFLDNVVGWILELDRGSYYPYEGNYSTYLDKKAKRLAQEEREDSGRQRALSEELEWIRQTPKGRQTKSKARLRKFEQLQDAQSDRKPGKAQIVIQVPERLGSQVIEAHNISKSFGDKLLFEDLSFTLPPGGIVGIIGPNGAGKSTLFKIITGQEQPDSGTIKIGDTVHLGYVDQSRDDLTASNNVWEEISDGLDYMKVNGHDMSTRAYVGAFNFKGQDQQKNVGKLSGGERNRVHMAKMLKEGGNVLLLDEPTNDLDVETLRALEDAIENFAGCAVVISHDRFFLDRLATHILAFEGNSHVEWFEGNFEAYEEDKRRRLGDAADRPTRLAYKKLTR
- a CDS encoding DUF4238 domain-containing protein, producing the protein MSQALTTSPPANTFLISDGVPIRTNGLATDGAHYAIPLSPRRLLVAAHQKKTLRDISAMTTKDLVTQVNRWIVEKAENFVAATDKRQERFIRNRFGVDQIAPMSGPVPEDHDL
- a CDS encoding IS5 family transposase translates to MWTDTSRQQHSRPGLRYPSDLRDAEWALIEPLLPPAKPGGRPRCADLREVMNAILYLATSGCQWRMLPKDFPPLSTVQRYFYAWRDSGLWQTINHLLVMAARQIEGREASPSAGVIDSQSVKTTESGGPRGYDAGKKIMGRKRHIITDTLGLMLFVTIHAASIQDRDGAVDLIKAIRYRFPWLRHLFADGGYAGDKLIGALQGHGQWTLEIVRRCDTARGFVLLPRRWVVERTFAWLGRCRRLAKDWERTIESSTAWTTIAHIRRLTRLIASHCQIA
- a CDS encoding FAD-dependent oxidoreductase, with translation MHVAVIGAGMAGLTCASRLVEAGHNVAVFDKGRGPGGRMATRRVEHDGATFRFDHGAQYFTAREMAFQTQVRAWEADGIVAPWPAAKDGAWVGTPGMNVPIRAMAEALEVRFGTRIAGLVPDRGGWRVEGEGAPDDRFDAVVIAVPAEQAAPLLAVHAPDFAEDARDVKTEPCWTAMVAFESRVDAPDTLADEGAIGWAARNSAKPGRDADQECWVIQANPRWSRAQLEREAENVGEELLAHFARAVGDLPPLLFSNAHRWRYAKCEKNDAGALWDAGLRIGVCGDWLSGPRVENAFLSGLALARRIAD
- a CDS encoding TMEM165/GDT1 family protein, with protein sequence MDAILTSTAVVALAEIGDKTMLLAIVLAARFRTPVPIILGILVATLANHGIAAFLGHAIAGLLDGQWFRYAVGIGFVAMAAWTLVPDTFEDDDEPKTGRFGAFLTTAIAFFLVEIGDKTQIATIALGAQFGNVLLVTIGTTAGMMLANVPAVWFGNAIIERVSLKAVRIIAALLFLVIGLWVIAQAAGILGG
- a CDS encoding L,D-transpeptidase, producing MNRIFSPLCLALSLTALTGCGLQGTDTDKDEQTPVERKAEAPAATGGYDDPRMAAEPEASVSDGKLSLKLPDGMTQEMLGDRTPEMIAVQVMLDHTAHAPGVIDGFGGGNTDSAIRYFREAHGMSADGGVDDKLLQALFDETSGDIFRTYTVTEKDAKGPFKKLPEDFADMAEMDALGYETPLEMLAERFHMDAEFLQALNPDADFGKAGTKLVIVSHGNEKVAGDIAKLEVRKGEGRLVAFDDAGEIVASFPASIGSVEFPSPSGSMSVNTVAPEPNYTFDGDKQEWGPDGTFILPPGPNNPVGGTWIDLTKDGYGIHGTPDPDFIAKGKSHGCVRLTNWNAAALAKVIEKGTKVVFA